The DNA segment ATGAAATGTAATTTAATTCGTGAACTGTAATACCCTTTTCTTATATCGTTATAATCTTTTCCTGATTTGGGGTTTGAGGTTAGATATTCAATTTCATTCATAATTAAATTAAAATATCTGTCAGCTTGTTCCATCGACCAAGTTTCTAAGGTGTACAGCCAAATTTTTTCAAGGTCATTTCCAGCTTCTTCACTTATTTTGTAGGTCATA comes from the Flavobacteriales bacterium genome and includes:
- a CDS encoding type II toxin-antitoxin system RelE/ParE family toxin, with protein sequence MTYKISEEAGNDLEKIWLYTLETWSMEQADRYFNLIMNEIEYLTSNPKSGKDYNDIRKGYYSSRIKLHFIFYKINSKREEIEIIRILHQRMDIESWLNE